Proteins encoded together in one Psilocybe cubensis strain MGC-MH-2018 chromosome 8, whole genome shotgun sequence window:
- a CDS encoding Endoplasmic reticulum vesicle protein 25, which yields MASSSRPLSLILPLVVLFLSFCHTVSAIKFNLPAFRYPPQKCIWNPAHPNALVIVTANVGPGLHQRVDIEIVDSSPKRNIYLSKRGIKAESRLAITTHSEGEVGVCLRNYIDTDAKLSQDEQGKLSRVIDLDIDIGADAVDYNAIANQESLSGLETEMRKLEGLVKEVVDEMNYLKKREERFTKTNFSTNKRVQNFAWFSIISLAGLGAWQIFHLRSYFKRKYLID from the exons ATGGCTTCGTCATCGCGGCCATTATCGCTGATTCTTCCTCTTGTCGTTCTTTTCCTGTCGTTTTGCCACACCGTCTCGGCCATCAAGTTCAACCTGCCAGCATTCCGCTATCCtccacaaaaatgcataTGGAACCCAGCTCATCCTAACGCTCTCGTCATTGTCACAGCCAACGTTGGGCCTGGTTTGCACCAACGCGTAGACATCGAGATTGTAGACTCAAGTCCGAAGAGGAATATCTACTTGAGCAAAAGGGGGATCAAAGCGGAGTCGAGGCTGGCAATCACCACGCATTCTGAGGGTGAAGTGGGGGTGTGTCTGAGAAACTACATCGATACAG ATGCTAAGCTCTCGCAAGACGAACAGGGGAAATTGAGTCGCGTCATCGACCTAGACATTGATATAGGCGCTGACGCCGTCGACTACAA CGCTATTGCTAACCAGGAATCACTTTCTGGTCTCGAAACCGAAATGCGTAAGCTGGAAGGACTCGTTAAGGAGGTTGTAGACGAGATGAACTATTTGAAGAAGCGTGAAGAGCGGTTTACCAAGACGAATT TTTCAACCAATAAACGCGTACAAAACTTTGCCTGGTTTTCAATCATCTCTCTGGCCGGCCTCGGCGCATGGCAAATCTTCCACCTCCGCTCTTATTTCAAGCGAAAGTACCTCATCGACTAA
- a CDS encoding GTPase-activating protein S23, with protein sequence MLNFEDVEERDGVRLSWNVWPSSRIEATRNVVPISALYTPLKIREDLPPVLYEPVACKPPCRAILNPYCQIDIRGKLWICPFCLTRNAFPPHYKDISNTNLPAELLPKYTTIEYTLARPAQVPPIFLFVVDTCLEDDDLKALRDAIVVSLSLIPPYALVGLITYGTMTQVHEIGYPECSKSYVFRGGKEYQPKQIQDMLGLSSQNRAAPRPGQPMPQAALGAARFLMPVQQCEFQLTGILEALTRDPWPVANDKRPLRCTGGALSVAVGLLETTYPNTGARIMLFAGGPATEGPGMVVSNELKEPIRSHHDIDRDTVKHYKRAIKFYEGLAKRVSNNGHVVDLFAGCLDQVGLLEMKSLPNSTNGVIVLSDSFATSIFKQSFLRVFNKDDQGHLQMGFNATFDVQTTKELKVSGLIGHAISAAKKSACVGETEIGIGQTSAWKINAITPRTSTAVYFEAVTPAGQPLQQGSRGLIQFVTHYQHSSGQQRLRVTTIARNFAEAGSASIAASFDQEAAAVLMSRLAVFKAEIDDSPDVLRWVDRMLIRLCQKFADYRKEDPTSFRLSDNFSIYPQFMFHLRRSQFLQVFNNSPDETAFYRHILNEEDVNNSLIMIQPTLMSYTFDTPPQPVLLDSVSIKHDVILLLDTFFHILIFHGEQVAQWRKQGYQDQEGYENFKELLEVPVADAQDLLVDRFPVPRYIVCDQGGSQARFLLSKLNPSTTHMSATMYGTPAGAGAGQAIFTDDVSLQVFMEYLKRLAVGAQTN encoded by the exons ATGCTTAATTTTGAAGATGTCGAAGAGCGAGATG GCGTCCGGTTGTCCTGGAATGTATGGCCGTCATCCCGTATAGAGGCGACCAGGAACGTCGTACCCATTTCGGCTCTCTATACACCACTGAAAATCCGCGAAGATTTGCCACCTGTGCTCTACGAGCCTGTTGCATGCAAACCGCCTTGCCGCGCAATCTTGAATCCCTATTG CCAAATTGATATCCGCGGAAAGCTTTGGATTTGCCCCTTCTGTTTGACTCGCAATGCATTCCCCCCTCACTACAAGGacatttccaacaccaaTCTGCCGGCGGAACTTTTGCCCAAATACACCACCATCGAATACACCCTTGCCAGACCCGCCCAAGTCCCTCCTATATTCCTGTTTGTTGTCGACACGTGTCTTGAGGATGACGACCTGAAGGCTTTGCGGGATGCCATTGTAGTTAGCTTGAGCTTGATCCCCCCTTACGCACTCGTGGGTTTGATCACGTACGGGACCATG ACCCAAGTTCACGAGATTGGGTATCCAGAATGCAGCAAGTCCTATGTGTTCCGTGGTGGCAAAGAATACCAGCCCAAGCAGATTCAGGACATGCTTGGTCTCTCCTCCCAAAACAGGGCTGCTCCTCGTCCCGGCCAACCTATGCCCCAAGCCGCGCTCGGTGCTGCCCGCTTCTTGATGCCTGTCCAACAGTGTGAATTCCAATTGACAGGCATCTTGGAGGCTCTCACTCGTGATCCCTGGCCAGTTGCAAACGACAAACGCCCTCTCCGATGCACTGGTGGTGCTCTCAGTGTCGCTGTAGGCCTCCTGGAGACGACCTACCCTAACACTGGAGCTCGCATCATGTTGTTTGCGGGAGGACCTGCCACCGAAGGTCCCGGAATGGTAGTTAGCAATGAACTCAAGGAGCCCATTCGTTCACATCACGACATTGATCGCGACACCGTCAAGCATTACAAACGCGCGATTAAG TTCTACGAAGGCTTGGCAAAGAGAGTTTCAAACAATGGGCATGTTGTTGATCTTTTTGCTGGATGTTTGGATCAAGTTGGTTTGCTTGAGATGAAATCTCTTCCCAACTCAACCAATGGTGTTATTGTGTTGTCCGATTCATTCGCCACCTCTATCTTCAAGCAGAGTTTCCTTCGTGTCTTCAACAAGGATGATCAGGGCCACCTTCAAATGGGATTCAACGCTACTTTCGATGTTCAG ACCACCAAAGAACTCAAAGTATCGGGTCTCATTGGCCACGCTATTTCTGCTGCTAAAAAATCTGCGTGTGTGGGCGAGACCGAGATCGGTATTGGCCAGACCTCCGCCTGGAAGATCAACGCCATTACGCCTCGTACATCCACCGCAGTCTACTTCGAAGCTGTCACTCCTGCCGGTCAACCTCTCCAGCAAGGCTCGCGTGGTCTCATCCAATTCGTCACGCATTACCAGCACTCCTCCGGACAGCAGCGCCTACGCGTCACGACCATCGCGCGTAACTTTGCTGAGGCAGGGTCAGCGAGTATTGCTGCGTCGTTCGACCAGGAAGCGGCTGCTGTGCTCATGTCGAGGCTCGCGGTATTCAAGGCGGAGATCGACGACTCACCGGACGTCCTCCGCTGGGTCGATCGCATGTTGATCAGGCTTTGCCAGAAATTCGCTGATTATAGAAAAGAAGACCCAACGAGCTTCAGGTTGTCGGATAACTTCAGCATTTACCCGCAATTTATGTTCCACTTGAGGAGGAGTCAGTTCTTGCAGGTGTTTAATAACAGTCCGGATGAGACGGCCTTCTATCG TCATATTCTTAACGAAGAAGATGTCAACAATTCCCTGATTATGATTCAACCAACGCTTATGTCTTATACCTTTGATACCCCACCGCAACCGGTCCTTCTTGACAGTGTGTCCATCAAACATGATGTCATTTTGCTTCTTGATACCTTCTTCCACATTCTTATCTTCCACGGAGAGCAAGTTGCGCAATGGCGGAAACAAGGATACCAGGACCAGGAGGGATACGAGAACTTTAAAGAGTTGTTGGAGGTTCCTGTTGCTGATGCTCAG GATCTGCTCGTGGACCGATTCCCAGTTCCTCGATACATCGTCTGTGACCAGGGTGGAAGTCAAGCGCGTTTCCTGCTCTCCAAGCTCAATCCTTCCACGACGCACATGTCCGCGACCATGTACGGCACACCAGCAGGTGCTGGCGCTGGCCAAGCCATCTTCACGGACGACGTCAGCTTGCAAGTCTTCATGGAGTACTTGAAACGTTTG GCTGTTGGTGCCCAGACGAATTGA
- a CDS encoding Condensin complex subunit 3, whose amino-acid sequence MAPSSKGNPSNVLETLFESVAAIFDQVQLSVANHKKNCVALYKLHISTVDIKEPGKHGKRTKLIGERTFQDVFIDMISRVLVVKKGPATADKTIKYVGAFMKYMNEKAIEARVKAIEAAEKAGTTLSDEDEDTPTSRFNSRMLKWLSQGFVAKNKIVRFSEDAYNELRDGLIDRLNDKEVLVRTHATIALSKLLGGEITEEVPEAEQIIVQTLLETLSTDPAAEVRRAILLNIPLMPSTLSAVLSRTRDVDAVTRKLVYSSVLQVKLGHPRHLSIAQRELVVKDGLGDREPAVRVAAGKLVTSWYEMVLGEETESKKKKENEEGNEGVKEEETEEEPEKEKEKPTWVGDDAGVMKALVRFLGLFDVIGGEAVAADAVLSVFTTRPDLPDVFTFSEAFWKNLTPESATLARIFVEHCHSTENEARLESSSLPVVTAFAFVAMEAYNGVLGVLEEIETARLLQAGQEEENEELEEELAKREVILSELLKMALKFDYGDEIGRRKVFTVVKDMLAHPQLPPALIERCLDVLKEIMPSERDLIRVIVEIVVELREGEDDGENADEPPIDDNQSDVSQATIKKPRKKSRDDMTPEERTRADLTDVRCLMLCIAMLERVNGTFEDNSTLEGILGDLIIPCVKRKELAMREKALVSLGLCCLIAKNMALSSFQLFLSQAQNAPTELKIQVLKIIMDLLIMYDQEFFGRSEETAKQIVDFLLQILETEESAEAQAVIVTGLCKLLLPGIITETRVLTSLALVYISPATYENQELRQCLSYFFPVYSYSVAANQIRMSSVFMATFDLALRMHEELDDDQEMISPYQFGLLMIDWTDPQKSVGIKNEETMHLPHVNLAVEILVALYDTDRTVDVQKMLCQLLGQLQIGPGLDNRSIHKLNILLSNHEEQAPFENVAVEKIFDRFKNKFTTMFEKELKEIDPLQYADDEFIDLYQRIGVDAPEQGYDGKVRFRSKNKRGALMVEEEDEDDEEEEEGDEEEEVDEDEEEEAAEEEVGGNEAAEQEAAVVAEDEDAVQAPTEEDQATDKAEESEANNEEPEEAHDEESPANSPTPPPKRTRKPPARKAAAKPKGKAGSRSRKAAAVPEETESLKSDEENIPPPVEVVATPKKKKGVKRAHTPGSGQVTSPGNRKRTRVKAPLKSTKEVTSEEEYDSPSPSPAKPPARQTRNGKGKGRLVPIKEPTPQISSDEEEADEVADTLASPMLTPTRATATAASSDDFGGYSD is encoded by the exons ATGGCGCCGTCCTCGAAGGGTAACCCGAGCAATGTGCTCGAGACGTTGTTCGAGTCGGTCGCCGCCATCTTCGACCAGGTCCAGCTCTCGGTAGCCAACCACAAGAAGAATTGCGTGGCACTGTATAAACTGCACATCAGCACGGTCGACATCAAGGAGCCCGGAAAGCACGGCAAGCGCACCAAGCTCATAGGCGAAAGGACGTTCCAGGATGTGTTTATCGATATGATTAGTCGGGTGTTGGTGGTGAAGAAAGGTCCAGCTACTGCGGATAAGACTATTAAATATGTGGGGGCGTTTATGAAGTATATGAATGAAAAAG CTATTGAAGCAAGGGTTAAAGCAATAGAGGCTGCGGAAAAGGCAGGCACGACTCTgagcgacgaagacgaggatacACCAACTTCAAGATTCAACTCTCGCATGCTGAAATGGCTATCCCAGGGCTTTGTTGCAAAGAACAAGATCGTACGATTTAG CGAAGACGCGTATAACGAACTACGGGATGGTTTGATTGATCGTCTCAATGATAAAGAAGTATTGGTTCGGACACACGCCACGATCGCGCTTTCCAAGCTGCTGGGAGGCGAAATTACAGAGGAAGTTCCTGAAGCTGAGCAAATCATCGTTCAAACACTACTAGAAACCCTCTCAACTGACCCTGCCGC TGAGGTTAGAAGAGCAATCCTTCTCAATATCCCTCTCATGCCATCCACCTTGAGCGCCGTCCTCTCCCGCACGCGCGACGTCGACGCTGTAACACGAAAACTTGTCTATAGCTCAGTCCTTCAAGTCAAATTGGGACATCCACGTCACCTCTCTATAGCTCAGCGAGAACTTGTTGTCAAAGACGGTTTGGGCGACCGCGAGCCGGCTGTCAGAGTTGCCGCGGGCAAACTCGTGACGTCGTGGTACGAGATGGTTCTAGGGGAGGAGACAGaatccaagaaaaagaaggagaaCGAGGAAGGAAACGAAGGCGTTAAAGAGGAAGAAACAGAGGAAGAGCctgaaaaggagaaagaaaagccaACTTGGGTGGGAGATGACGCTGGTGTGATGAAGGCTTTAGTTCGCTTCTTGGGTCTCTTCGATGTAATAGGCGGAGAGGCCGTTGCTGCTGACGCCGTGCTCTCTGTTTTCACCACGCGACCTGATTTGCCAGATGTTTTCACTTTCTCAG AGGCTTTCTGGAAGAATTTGACACCTGAATCAGCCACCCTCGCCCGAATTTTTGTCGAACATTGCCACAGTACCGAAAACGAAGCTCGGCTTGAGTCATCCTCTCTACCAGTGGTTACAGCGTTCGCCTTCGTCGCTATGGAAGCCTATAACGGTGTTTTGGGTGTtttggaggaaattgaaaCTGCAAGGCTTCTACAAGCCgggcaggaggaggaaaatGAAGAACTGGAAGAGGAGCTCGCGAAACGCGAGGTTATTTTGAGTGAACTCCTCAAAATGGCGCTTAAGTTTGACTACGGTGATGAGATTGGACGGAGGAAGGTGTTCACTGTCGTCA AGGACATGCTTGCCCATCCCCAACTGCCTCCGGCACTCATTGAACGCTGCCTTGACGTCCTCAAAGAAATCATGCCCTCGGAACGTGATCTGATCCGCGTCATCGTAGAAATAGTGGTTGAACTTCGGGAAGGCGAAGACGACGGCGAAAACGCCGATGAACCTCCT ATCGATGATAATCAGTCTGATGTGTCTCAAGCCACTATTAAGAAGCCTCGGAAGAAAAGTCGTGATGATATGACCCCTGAAGAGCGCACGCGGGCGGATTTGACGGATGTTCGGTGCCTCATGCTATGTATAGCTATGTTGGAGCGCGTGAATGGC ACTTTTGAGGACAATTCCACCCTTGAAGGTATACTAGGCGACCTCATCATTCCATGtgtgaagaggaaggagcTCGCGATGAGGGAAAAGGCGCTTGTCAGTCTTGGGTTGTGCTGCCTGATTGCCAAG AATATGGCTTTGAGCTCTTTCCAACTTTTCCTCAGCCAAGCGCAGAACGCGCCCACGGAGCTGAAAATTCAGGTGCTGAAGATTATCATGGACCTTTTGATCATGTATGATCAAGAATTCTTTGGCCGCTCGGAAGAGACG GCCAAACAAATTGTGGATTTCTTATTGCAGATTCTTGAAACTGAGGAATCTGCCGAAGCTCAAGCCGTCATTGTGACTGGCTTATGCAAACTTCTTCTCCCAGGGATAATTACTGAAACCAGG GTTCTGACCTCGCTCGCGCTGGTGTATATCTCACCTGCTACCTATGAAAACCAAGAACTTCGTCAATGCCTATCTTATTTCTTCCCCGTCTACTCATACTCCGTGGCTGCCAACCAAATTAGAATGTCTTCC GTCTTCATGGCGACATTCGACCTCGCGCTTCGTATGCATGAAGAACTTGATGATGACCAGGAAATGATATCGCCCTATCAGTTCGGCCTCCTGATGATTGACTGGACGGACCCGCAGAAATCTGTCGGAAT TAAAAATGAGGAGACTATGCACCTGCCCCATGTTAACCTTGCAGTGGAAATTTTGGTCGCCCTTTACGATACTGATCGCACAG TTGATGTGCAGAAAATGCTGTGTCAGCTTTTGGGCCAGCTGCAGATTGGACCTGGATTGGACAATCGCTCAATTCATAAACTCAATATCCTGCTTTCCAACCACGAAGAG CAAGCACCCTTTGAAAATGTAGCCGTCGAGAAGATCTTTGACCGCTTCAAAAACAAGTTCACGACCATGTTCGAGAAGGAGCTGAAAGAGATCGATCCACTGCAGTACGCAGATGACGAATTTATAGATCTGTACCAGCGCATTGGCGTCGATGCTCCTGAGCAAGGATACGATGGCAAGGTCCGCTTCCGCTCGAAAAATAAACGGGGAGCTTTAAtggttgaggaggaggatgaagacgatgaggaggaggaggaaggtgatgaagaggaagaggttgacgaggatgaggaggaggaggcggcagaggaggaggttggtGGTAATGAGGCGGCAGAACAAGAAGCGGCCGTTGTGgcggaagatgaagatgctgTCCAGGCTCCAACAGAGGAAGATCAGGCTACTGATAAAGCAGAAGAAAG CGAGGCTAATAACGAAGAGCCTGAGGAAGCACATGACGAGGAAAGTCCCGCAAA TTCTCCAACGCCGCCTCCCAAGCGAACTCGCAAACCGCCTGCTCGTAAAGCTGCCGCCAAACCCAAAGGGAAAGCTGGATCGCGTAGCCGTAAAGCAGC TGCGGTCCCAGAAGAGACCGAATCCCTGAAGTCTGATGAAGAAAATATTCCCCCTCCTGTGGAAGTCGTCGCTACGCCTAAAAAGAAGAAGGGTGTAAA GAGAGCACATACGCCGGGTTCTGGCCAAGTTACCTCTCCCGGTAATCGCAAAAGGACAAGGGTTAAAGCTCCTCT AAAATCGACCAAGGAAGTGACGTCGGAAGAAGAATACGACAGCCCCTCTCCCAGCCCCGCAAAGCCTCCCGCGCGACAAACAAGAAatggcaaaggcaaaggtcgACTCGTCCCAATCAAAGAGCCCACGCCTCAGATAAGCtcggacgaggaagaagcagaCGAGGTAGCGGATACACTAGCCAGTCCGATGTTGACACCCACTCGCGCGACCGCAACCGCAGCCTCCTCTGACGACTTTGGTGGATACTCTGATTAA
- a CDS encoding Allergen Tha p 2, giving the protein MLAIRSIWIIASLALSTALLSSAQQTLSSGVQAEYDSICQDQAAQNGIEDPGNWVWSDDEEYCVPNALDSNSPDDVQAIESGVESGVENGIGAVEQGVGDVASGVGSVAGSLGLRSAKFARALEAPQACDEGMSTCLQNCGDFNPGSYQDGQSGAWAGCRASCSFRCSPARGGCWKGYCWAGCSTGFPLTEGAEWCYTTQSYSQSYQYVRCSDASQCNKNWKCGGPCAAF; this is encoded by the exons ATGCTAGCCATCCGTTCCATATGGATCATCGCCTCTTTGGCTCTGAGCACCGCGCTCCTTTCGTCTGCCCAGCAGACTCTCAGCAGCGGCGTCCAAGCCGAATACGACAGCATCTGCCAGGATCAAGCAGCCCAAAACGGGATCGAAGACCCAGGCAATTGGGTGTGgtccgacgacgaagaatACTGTGTCCCAAACGCCTTGGACTCCAATTCTCCAGA TGACGTCCAAGCCATCGAATCTGGCGTCGAATCCGGCGTTGAGAACGGTATTGGCGCTGTCGAGCAAGGTGTCGGCGACGTTGCGTCCGGCGTCGGCAGCGTCGCCGGCTCTCTCGGTCTGCGCTCCGCCAAATTCGCGCGTGCGCTCGAGGCCCCGCAGGCATGCGACGAGGGCATGTCGACGTGCCTGCAGAACTGCGGCGACTTCAACCCGGGGAGTTACCAGGACGGCCAGTCGGGCGCGTGGGCCGGGTGTCGCGCGTCATGCAGCTTCCGCTGCAGTCCCGCTAGGGGTGGGTGCTGGAAGGGGTACTGCTGGGCTGGGTGCTCTACTGGGTTCCCGCTTACTGAAGGCGCGGAGTGGTGCTACACCACCCAGAGCTACAGCCAGAGCTACCAGTACGTGCGCTGCAGCGATGCATCGCAGTGCAACAAGAACTGGAAGTGTGGAGGACCGTGCGCGGCGTTCTGA